The genomic DNA GCCGCCAAACCCCCCAGCACCCCCACCTCAATCTTCCCAGCCACCCAACAGTCACTGGACTGCTCCCCCCCCAAATACACCGGGCTTTCTTCTTCGTCAAAAACAAGCCTCTAGAACTTTCAAGGCTTCCCTGCTGCACCTTTCTGCCCTCTCCAAAGTTGGGGGATCCTCTCCCACCaattgcggggggggggggggaagggggcggGCCGGCTACCCGGTCTTCTGCTTCTTTcaaccccttccccctccctccgaAGCCAGCCAGGCCTtccctgaagtttttttttttttctcccaaaaggaGTTTTGCTGTAAGTCCACGTGCAGTTGGGGCTGGGCTGGGGGGAAGGGGACGGAGTCCCTCAGCAGCCCGGCCCGAGGGAGGCGGGGACCCCGGCCCCAAGCCAGTTAACCCTTCACCTGCTGCAGCACTTTGTCCAGCGGCTCGGCCCGGCCCAGCCCCTCGGCGCTCAGCCCGCTGGCTTCCCGGCACTGCTCGCTCAGCTCCGGGTCGTCCGCACGCACCAGGGACTTGTGCAGGGTCCCCACCTGCGGCCGCCAGGGGGAAAAGGGGTGCAGTCAGCGGCGGGAAAGGGGGCTCGGGGAGCCCCCCGACTCCCGCACGCCTCCCCATTACCGCCCCCAGCCTGCCCGGAGTTCTCCCCCACAGGGGTAGGGGAAAGTGAGTGACCTCACAGAGGGGGAGGGGGCCGCTAAAGTCAGGGCCAGTCCCCCTCCCCAGAAGCGCGCGGAGGTGTGCGCTCGGAACTCGGCGGCCAGCTCGGAAAGCGCCTCGAGGGCAGGGCCAGCTCCCCTTAGTGGCTCTCGGGCGGGAGGGGGGAGGGCCTCCGTCCCTAGCCCGGCGCGCATCTGGGGGCCCCCATCCCGCCCAGAGCTCCCAACCCGGCCACCACCAGCCACAGACCAGCACCAACCACGGCCACCACCAACCAGCACCACCCCCGGCCCGCCGTCCCTACCTTCCGGCTGTGAAGATCCACAACTTGCCACACCAAGAGAATTAGTTCCCTCTCATCTGAGCCCAGTTTAGCCCCCAGAGCACCAGCGGTTGCCCCAAACAAGACCACCAGAGAGTCAGGGTGCGGAGAAGGAGGCGGCGGCGTCATGGCCCGGGGAGGGGAGGGCTACAACCAAAGACAGAGGTCAGGGCCGGAGGGGAGCAGGGGGAGGGCAGAGACCGAGAGAGAGGAGGACAGAGGGgcccgggggagggggggggcgcGGTTCTACCTGAAGCCAGGGCTGCCGGGCTCTCcttccacccccacctccacctccacctcctctGCGTTCCGGGCCGAGTGGAAGCGAGATGACCGCGTTCGGGCTTTTCCCCTCTGGCTTCATGGCAAGCACCCAGCCAGCTCAGACTCCCCCCACCGCCCCCGCCCTCCCAGGAGTTACCTGCCCCGGCCTGGGCCACGTGACTGGAGGCGGCTCCCCTAGGGAGCGGGCATTGGCTCctggggggaggtgggggagggacctGGGGAGGGGAGGATCGGCCCGGCTCAGCTGGCCTGATTGGTTTGGGGAGagatcagaggaggaggaagaggagaaaacacacacacacaccccagccCCCACCCCCGGCCTCGCCCCTCGGGCCTCGCTAAGGCCCGGGGCCCCTAGCAGGGCTGGGCCGCCCAGGTGCGCCAGGTATTCCGAGGGCCCTGGCGGATGCGGGAAGGTCACGTTCTCCCTCACCTGGAGCTCCCTCCAGGCCCTGGGCCCGCGCAGCTGATTCCAGGAAGCCCGGACAGACCATTCCGAGGGGGGCAAAATAGCTAGCTGGGCCTGCCCGAGGTCACCTGGGGTCAGTCAGGCCCTGCTGGGGGTCACCTTCGGGTCAGCGCTCAAGGACAGGCCAAAGATCCAGCCCAGCTCTGCCTAGGCTAAAACGGCTAGCCCAAAGAGCAGGGCGCCCGGTGTCCCGACCCCTGCGAGGGCCTGCCTGATGGCACTCTAACCTGATTTTACCTCCCGCCATCCTCACTGAGAGCTCCATTACAGACTCCTGGAGGGCAAAGGTGCAGGTGTGGGCCATCTCCGGCCCTCTCCCAGAACCAGGTTTTAGGGCTTGTCTCCTCAAAGAATGGGTGCCTTCGAAGGCCTTTGGGGGACTGTTTCTCCACCAAAGTTAGCTTTTACAACGAGTTTGCTTAAGATAATATTCAAAGTTATCCTCATTATGAAGCTGACCAAGTGGTTTTGCTTAGGCTCTCCCCTTGGAAGTCAGGTCTCTGACCAGAACAATCCTCCCTCCGTCTGTCCACTATTCTCCAGGGACTCCCTATTTAaccccaggatcaaatagaaaatccagTTTTGCTTTGAAAACCTTTCACACCTGGCCACCTTCGCCCCTTGGTCTTCTTCCACCTTCCTCTCAGATATAGCGATCAGGCATCGCTGGTTCTTCCATCAAAGCCATTCCCTCTCTCTAGCAGCATTTTTACTAGCagtccttcatgcctggaattctcaaCTTCTTTTTTTGAGCCTCAGCTTCCCCCAGCCTTTCCAGATCCTCCTTAACCTGAAGGCCCTCCCTCTGAGCCTCCTCCCAACCTATCCTGCATGTGTCCTGTCTATACGATAGAGTTGTTTGCATGGCTCTCAGAAAGCAGACTGgaagctcctggagagcagggcctgttttcagccattccccagcgcTCCGTGTAAGACGCTTACTAGATGCCTGTGGGCCGATGGATCCCCAACAAGCTGAAGATCCGTGATGTAAACATTGCCTCCATTTTTGAGATGAGAGGCAGGAGGTTCAAGGCAGACACTTACTTGCCCAGTCAAGGTCACCTGGGCTAGTAAATTGCAAAGCCATAAACCCCGGCTAATTCCCGTCATTTCCTCCTGGCACTCTGGGGGGAGCGTGCAGACCCACTGGAGGGCAGTTCTCCAATCACAGAAGGCTGGAGCTGGCAGGGAGACCCTCCAGCCGTCCCAGTCCCCACCCCCGCTTCACCGATTCCCCACCATGAAGAATAAAGTGAGCTGATGAGAATAACCCTTCTACCGGCCGCTGGACCAACAGCCCCGCTAAAATTCTACGAAGCCAGACGCAGCTGCACGTCTGGAATCTACTATGTGCTCCCAGCCTAGGTTCGGGCGGAGGGAGGAGTTGCCGGTGTCGGGGAAGCCTCGGGATGAAGGCTCCGGAAGAGAGAACAAAACAAGAGAGAAGCCGTGCCCCACTCTAAGTGCCGGGCggcagaagagggaggaaagctGAAAGCTGGCTCTCCCGGAGGGCTGCAGCCGGGCTCTCCAATTGGGGCGGGAGCTGCTAGCGGAGCCCCGGGGAGGAGGCAGAGTCCCAGCGGTGTACAGTGCCCTCCTCCATGGAGAAGTGGGGGGAGAGCGATGGAAAAAGCTCTGCACCCTTAAAGCCCGCCCGGCTCTAGCAGCCGCTCCTCCCCGCAGCGCCCGACCTCGGGTTAATAAGTAACCTGCCAGGGGCGGGGTCCGTCTGCACCTCCCGCCCGCCACCTTCCCCTCCTGCCCCCAGACTTTCGCGCCCTCCGGCCAGGCTCCGGAAGTCTGGGAGCCGACGGCCACGTGCTCCGCGCCCGCAGGTGAGCCTGCCGACGCTGCGGGGCGGCTGCCCGGGTCTCCCTTCCTCAGACCTGCACTCccaccttccttctccctcccgcGTGGCCAGAGGGAGCCCGGGAAAGCCGAGCGGGAGAGGGAGCCTCACCGCCGCCCGGGCTCCAGCCCCAGGGCCAAGCACGGTGAGCTAAGCGCTCCACAAATACCATCTCACCTTCGGGAGAACTGCAGCTGGGGAGGGCCAGTCCAGTGGCTGGGAAGCTCCGATTCCCCGCCCCAAGCGCCGGACTGCCCGCGGGGAGGGGAGGGGTTTGCTGACTCCCGTCTCGGGCCCGCCCCCACCCCGCGCCCGAGGTCCTCGGGGAGGCTGCCAGACTGCCCGCCCCGCTGCCCCCTCCCGGTGTTCTCCTCCACCCCACCGACGCCGCGGCCGAATCGGCTACAGTTGATTGTCTGGGAGTGGGGGCCCGGGGCGGGGGAG from Gracilinanus agilis isolate LMUSP501 unplaced genomic scaffold, AgileGrace unplaced_scaffold46643, whole genome shotgun sequence includes the following:
- the LOC123255442 gene encoding epithelial splicing regulatory protein 2-like, yielding MTPPPPSPHPDSLVVLFGATAGALGAKLGSDERELILLVWQVVDLHSRKVGTLHKSLVRADDPELSEQCREASGLSAEGLGRAEPLDKVLQQVKG